A genomic segment from Gemmatimonadota bacterium encodes:
- a CDS encoding M28 family peptidase → MKRFSIIAASMLAPALLGAQQAATEAPPTIVPYPPTTLPLKHAAQPTTSAITAQDLMTRLYIFADDSMQGREAGTIGNFKGTDYIAAEAKKMGLIPAGDNGGYFQTIPLKVRSIDNGSTFTVGDANLAYGSDWVATGSKSVDGSNVQIIYGGILGDTTQMIKAGEGAGKIVVFTMPPGTSPRAMRSAARAVEGAVAVGIVGLDQFMPFFTRPQTFVDDPSNEPAETPPPTLLISHAAAGKLIQGSPAPGATLGGAPAKLDLKLSVEPVPYPARNVVGIIRGSDPKLAGEYVAMGAHNDHIGFNNRPVDHDSLRFFNHIVRPGGAEDGANQATPEQQAEVNKVLAAYRAGHPNSARPDSISNGADDDGSGSVSVLEIAQKMVSARPKRSIIFVWHVGEEKGLLGSTYFTDHPTVPRDSIVAQLNMDMVGRGDAYDITGKSKDGAILRGSPNYLQLVGSHRLSTELGNMAESVNKDGKHGLVFDYSMDANGHPDNIYCRSDHYEYARYNIPIIFFTTGLHSDYHQVTDEPQYIDYNHMARIDNFIEDLAMHVANMDHRPVVDGPHMDPHGSCKQ, encoded by the coding sequence ATGAAACGCTTCTCCATTATCGCGGCTTCCATGCTCGCGCCTGCGCTCCTTGGAGCCCAACAGGCAGCAACGGAAGCACCGCCGACCATCGTCCCGTACCCGCCGACGACGCTCCCGCTCAAGCACGCTGCGCAGCCGACGACCTCGGCGATCACAGCGCAGGACCTGATGACGCGGCTCTACATCTTCGCCGACGACTCCATGCAGGGCCGCGAAGCCGGAACGATCGGCAACTTCAAGGGCACCGATTACATCGCCGCAGAGGCGAAGAAGATGGGCCTCATTCCCGCCGGCGATAACGGCGGCTACTTCCAGACGATTCCGCTCAAGGTTCGCTCGATCGACAATGGCTCGACCTTCACCGTCGGCGACGCCAACCTCGCTTACGGAAGCGACTGGGTTGCGACAGGCTCCAAGTCGGTCGACGGCAGCAACGTACAGATCATCTACGGCGGCATCCTCGGCGACACAACGCAGATGATCAAGGCCGGCGAGGGCGCCGGAAAGATCGTCGTCTTCACCATGCCTCCAGGCACATCGCCACGCGCGATGCGCAGCGCTGCTCGGGCAGTCGAAGGCGCCGTCGCGGTCGGCATCGTCGGGCTCGACCAGTTCATGCCGTTCTTCACTCGTCCGCAGACCTTTGTCGATGATCCGAGCAACGAGCCGGCCGAGACGCCGCCGCCCACCCTGCTCATCTCGCACGCTGCTGCCGGCAAACTGATCCAGGGCAGCCCCGCTCCCGGCGCAACTCTGGGAGGCGCTCCGGCCAAGCTCGACCTCAAGCTTTCCGTCGAGCCGGTACCCTATCCCGCGCGTAACGTCGTCGGAATCATCCGCGGCAGCGATCCCAAGCTCGCGGGAGAGTACGTCGCGATGGGTGCGCATAACGACCACATCGGCTTCAACAACCGCCCGGTGGATCACGATTCGCTGCGCTTCTTCAACCACATCGTCCGTCCGGGTGGCGCCGAGGATGGCGCGAACCAGGCGACTCCGGAGCAGCAGGCTGAGGTGAACAAGGTGCTCGCCGCATATCGCGCGGGACATCCGAACTCGGCTCGCCCCGATTCGATCTCAAACGGCGCCGACGACGACGGCTCAGGCTCCGTGAGCGTTCTCGAGATCGCTCAGAAGATGGTGTCGGCCAGACCCAAGCGCTCCATCATCTTCGTCTGGCACGTCGGCGAGGAGAAGGGTCTGCTCGGCTCGACGTACTTCACCGATCACCCGACCGTCCCTCGCGACTCCATTGTCGCACAGCTCAACATGGACATGGTCGGCCGCGGCGACGCGTACGACATCACTGGCAAGTCGAAGGACGGCGCCATCCTGCGCGGCAGCCCGAACTACCTGCAGCTCGTCGGCTCTCATCGCCTGTCGACCGAGCTCGGTAACATGGCCGAGTCGGTAAACAAGGATGGCAAGCACGGCCTGGTGTTCGACTACTCGATGGATGCCAACGGTCACCCGGACAACATCTACTGCCGCAGCGATCACTACGAGTACGCACGGTACAACATTCCGATCATCTTCTTCACGACCGGCCTGCACTCCGATTACCACCAGGTGACGGATGAGCCGCAGTACATCGACTACAACCACATGGCGCGCATCGATAACTTCATCGAAGACCTTGCCATGCACGTCGCGAACATGGACCACCGTCCAGTCGTCGACGGCCCGCACATGGACCCGCACGGAAGCTGCAAGCAGTAG
- a CDS encoding TonB-dependent receptor plug domain-containing protein, translated as MNRLFSILLLLVMPAMVHAQASVHGTVVDQQTGTPIVGASVVITGTTVGAITNDAGGFNIITDRSVTSLTVTSAGYAAAEIPVTDATAPLRIRLTPSQTKLPGVQIVANKPTPSTAILTQQDLDRASGLSLENSINTVPGVFMQSRTPWGGARITIRGYYPSTSGNSPNSNGLGYNVFLNNIPVTDATGATILDDIDYSTLGNVEVIKGPASSQYGSQIGGTVRFTTERPAPNATSLAQQVTSGSYGLLRTNTMFETANNTSDLVLNYGHQTYDSFRPHSGSLKDYLSATGDYTVSDNQTLSAYFAYNRSYEELAGEIDSADFYARRPVSNAAYLANDSHIQITSFITGLTDNYRLTDDITNQTTVFGTGRSYGQPFAHGFTDANQFTFGARSAFGYSGQWGGVDVTGTLGGMLERTNISTNGLFIVPVPNGPQRPTLQENYATIASLFTEWNFALPSQVTLTVGAALSKNEFGIRNMLRNNVIYDTTTTAVRSFDAVITPRVALTKGFGSNASVYASVSSGYTPPLLSNTIDNTGAADLSLKPERAVQYEVGAQGSLFANRLNGQVSLFDIENTDKLVSQTANSITYTTNAGKQRDRGAEASLSYLVIDNPTQIVSLVRPWASYTYTDSKFIDFKSDNNNTATTVDFSDKAVPRVPRNMFSGGLDLTSNTGVYLNSTYQYVDKVPVTFDNSTYVKSYDLLGAKIGYKTKVDRHWSLDASLGGDNLLGSTYYSFLFVGPNYAGLAQAPDGGHGDGYIIPGPYKATVYGNLTLRYTF; from the coding sequence ATGAACAGGTTGTTCTCCATCCTTCTGCTACTGGTCATGCCTGCGATGGTTCACGCACAGGCATCCGTGCACGGAACAGTTGTCGATCAACAGACCGGGACGCCCATCGTCGGTGCGTCGGTCGTGATCACAGGTACGACTGTCGGCGCCATCACCAACGACGCTGGCGGCTTCAACATCATCACCGACCGCAGCGTCACGAGTCTTACGGTGACGAGCGCAGGCTATGCGGCTGCGGAAATCCCCGTGACCGATGCGACTGCGCCGCTACGCATCAGACTCACGCCATCACAGACCAAGCTTCCCGGTGTACAGATCGTCGCCAACAAGCCGACGCCATCCACCGCGATCCTCACGCAGCAGGATCTCGATCGCGCGAGCGGGCTCAGCCTCGAGAACTCGATCAATACCGTTCCCGGCGTCTTCATGCAGTCGCGCACACCCTGGGGCGGTGCCCGCATCACGATCCGCGGATACTATCCAAGCACCAGCGGCAACAGTCCCAACTCCAACGGCCTGGGATACAACGTCTTTCTGAACAACATCCCGGTCACGGACGCGACGGGCGCGACCATCCTCGACGACATCGACTATTCGACTCTTGGCAACGTCGAAGTCATCAAGGGGCCAGCATCGAGCCAGTATGGCAGCCAGATTGGCGGTACGGTGCGGTTCACCACCGAACGGCCAGCACCGAACGCCACCAGTCTCGCCCAGCAGGTTACGAGCGGCAGCTATGGACTGCTGCGCACCAACACGATGTTCGAGACGGCCAACAACACGTCAGACCTTGTTCTGAATTACGGCCACCAGACATATGACTCGTTCCGTCCGCACAGCGGATCGCTCAAGGACTACCTGAGCGCGACCGGCGACTACACCGTCAGCGACAACCAGACGCTCTCAGCGTACTTCGCCTACAACCGCTCCTACGAGGAGCTGGCCGGCGAGATCGACAGCGCCGACTTCTACGCGCGCCGGCCGGTGAGCAACGCGGCCTACCTCGCCAATGACTCGCACATCCAGATCACGAGCTTCATCACCGGTCTGACCGACAACTATCGGTTGACGGACGACATCACCAACCAGACGACCGTCTTCGGCACGGGTCGCAGTTACGGCCAGCCGTTCGCACACGGCTTCACGGACGCCAATCAGTTCACCTTCGGCGCACGCTCGGCGTTCGGCTATTCAGGTCAGTGGGGCGGAGTGGATGTGACCGGCACGCTTGGTGGAATGCTCGAGCGCACCAACATCTCGACCAATGGCCTGTTCATCGTGCCGGTGCCGAATGGCCCACAGCGGCCGACGCTCCAGGAGAACTACGCGACCATCGCATCGCTGTTCACCGAGTGGAATTTCGCGTTGCCGAGTCAGGTGACACTCACGGTTGGCGCGGCACTGAGCAAGAACGAGTTCGGCATCCGCAACATGCTCAGGAATAACGTGATATACGACACGACGACCACGGCGGTGCGCTCGTTCGACGCTGTGATCACGCCGCGCGTCGCGCTCACGAAGGGTTTCGGGAGCAACGCGTCGGTATACGCGAGCGTCAGTTCCGGTTACACACCGCCGCTGTTGAGCAATACCATCGACAACACCGGTGCCGCGGATCTCTCTCTCAAGCCCGAGCGCGCCGTGCAGTATGAAGTCGGAGCGCAGGGCAGCCTGTTCGCGAATCGTCTCAACGGCCAGGTCTCGCTGTTCGACATCGAGAACACTGACAAGCTGGTATCGCAGACGGCGAATTCGATTACGTATACCACCAACGCCGGCAAGCAGCGCGATCGCGGTGCGGAAGCGTCACTCAGCTACCTCGTGATCGACAATCCGACGCAGATCGTGTCGCTGGTTCGTCCGTGGGCGTCGTACACGTACACTGATTCCAAATTCATCGACTTCAAGAGCGACAACAACAACACGGCGACTACGGTCGATTTCTCGGACAAGGCAGTACCTCGCGTTCCGCGCAACATGTTCAGCGGCGGACTCGACCTGACCAGCAACACTGGCGTCTACCTCAACAGCACGTATCAGTACGTCGACAAGGTCCCTGTCACGTTCGACAACTCGACCTACGTCAAGTCATATGATCTGCTTGGCGCAAAGATCGGCTATAAAACGAAGGTGGACAGGCACTGGTCGCTCGATGCGTCCCTGGGCGGCGACAACCTGCTCGGCAGCACGTACTACAGCTTCCTGTTCGTCGGCCCGAACTACGCCGGTCTGGCGCAGGCGCCAGACGGCGGCCACGGTGACGGATACATCATCCCCGGACCGTACAAGGCGACGGTCTACGGAAACCTGACGCTGCGCTACACGTTCTGA
- a CDS encoding CsbD family protein — MADMNKKGAANEAKGAIKETAGKIKGDVGDALDDSSMHAEGRGEQLKGKIQKNFGKAERALDPDTHRDSTDSDRNRRD, encoded by the coding sequence ATGGCAGACATGAACAAGAAGGGTGCCGCAAACGAGGCAAAGGGAGCGATCAAGGAAACAGCCGGCAAGATCAAGGGCGACGTCGGCGACGCGCTCGACGATTCGAGCATGCACGCCGAGGGTCGTGGCGAGCAGCTGAAGGGCAAGATTCAGAAGAACTTCGGCAAGGCTGAGCGTGCGCTGGACCCGGATACGCATCGGGATTCGACGGATTCAGACAGGAATCGTCGGGACTGA
- the rnz gene encoding ribonuclease Z, translating to MDLSVRFLGTSASRPTVERNVTSLAIRRGGETFLFDCGEGTQRQMMRYGVSFNVGDVFFTHMHADHILGVTGLIRTMALQGRVEPMRLFGPPKSERLLRQAVTLGSDKQHFPISYTEMTPGESLQRDGYSILPFGVEHGGALALGLAIVESPRLGRFNPDVARSMGIPEGPLWGQIHKGHEITLADGTVVHPSELVGPTRAGRKVVFTGDARPSDTTIEIATGADLLIHEATFADEEAALAIETGHSTAREAATVAEKAAVKRLVLTHISSRYSRDVQQLAAEARSVFPSAVVARDGMEVVIPFDDEEVAI from the coding sequence ATGGATCTGAGCGTTCGGTTTTTAGGAACATCTGCTTCTCGGCCCACCGTCGAGCGCAACGTCACCTCGCTGGCGATCCGCCGGGGGGGCGAGACGTTTCTTTTCGACTGCGGTGAAGGGACCCAGCGTCAAATGATGCGCTACGGCGTCTCATTCAACGTGGGTGACGTCTTTTTCACCCACATGCACGCTGACCACATTCTCGGGGTGACGGGACTCATACGCACCATGGCGCTGCAAGGGCGGGTCGAACCAATGAGGCTCTTCGGGCCGCCGAAATCAGAGCGGCTGCTGCGCCAGGCGGTGACGCTCGGAAGCGACAAACAGCACTTTCCCATCAGCTATACCGAGATGACCCCCGGTGAGTCGCTCCAGCGTGACGGCTACTCCATACTGCCGTTCGGCGTCGAGCACGGTGGTGCGCTGGCGCTGGGCCTGGCGATCGTCGAGAGCCCACGGCTGGGCCGATTCAACCCCGATGTTGCGCGGTCAATGGGAATTCCAGAGGGCCCGCTCTGGGGTCAGATCCATAAGGGGCACGAGATAACGCTGGCAGACGGGACGGTCGTGCATCCATCGGAGCTCGTGGGACCGACGCGTGCCGGTCGAAAAGTCGTCTTCACGGGCGACGCGCGTCCCTCGGACACGACGATCGAGATCGCCACTGGCGCCGATCTCCTGATTCACGAGGCGACGTTCGCCGACGAGGAAGCGGCGCTCGCGATCGAGACCGGTCACAGTACCGCTCGCGAGGCTGCAACGGTGGCGGAAAAGGCTGCGGTGAAGCGATTGGTGCTCACGCACATATCATCGCGATACTCCCGTGACGTGCAGCAGCTGGCCGCGGAAGCGAGGTCGGTGTTTCCATCAGCTGTCGTCGCGCGGGACGGGATGGAGGTAGTGATCCCGTTCGACGACGAGGAAGTTGCGATCTAG
- a CDS encoding FTR1 family protein, which yields MIERSEESTLPARRIGPRIAWIAGALAVIALLIWQGVSRGGNPNPALDHSSTAASIDIAVLVFREGLECILVLSAITASMVGDSKLYRRPITLGAAVAFVATLVTWRIVVGILDSIEDSVPALDLQAATGLIAIIVLLIVMNWFFHKFYWSGWISLHTKKKRALLKSADRGESRARVAWGLAALGFTSLYREGFEVVLFLQNYRLKLGGHAVLNGVIVGLIFASIVAVLTFVAHRKLPYKRMLVLTGALLGVVLLVMVGEQAQEMQMAHWIGTTPIPALEGIIRPWMGLWFAIFPTVETLVAQAIAAVLVLGSYAVVEVQLSRQRTAAVQHDVGLGLLQPHNTAD from the coding sequence ATGATTGAACGTTCAGAGGAATCCACCCTTCCGGCACGGCGCATCGGACCCCGCATTGCCTGGATCGCCGGCGCTCTTGCCGTCATTGCGTTGCTGATCTGGCAGGGCGTGAGTCGGGGAGGGAATCCCAACCCTGCGCTCGACCACAGCTCGACCGCGGCGTCGATCGACATTGCGGTGCTCGTCTTCCGCGAGGGTCTCGAATGCATTCTCGTGCTGTCCGCGATAACTGCGAGCATGGTGGGCGACAGCAAGTTGTATCGAAGGCCCATAACGCTCGGCGCCGCGGTCGCGTTCGTCGCGACGTTGGTGACGTGGCGAATCGTCGTCGGCATTCTCGACAGCATCGAGGATAGCGTGCCAGCGCTCGACCTGCAGGCGGCGACAGGACTGATCGCGATAATCGTGCTTCTCATCGTGATGAACTGGTTCTTTCACAAGTTCTACTGGTCCGGCTGGATCTCGCTGCATACCAAGAAGAAGCGCGCGTTGCTCAAGAGCGCCGATCGCGGCGAATCGCGCGCGCGTGTTGCGTGGGGCCTTGCGGCGCTTGGATTCACGTCGCTGTATCGCGAGGGCTTCGAGGTGGTTCTTTTCCTGCAGAACTACCGGCTCAAGCTGGGCGGTCACGCGGTGCTGAACGGTGTGATCGTCGGTCTCATCTTCGCCAGCATCGTGGCGGTGCTGACGTTCGTCGCGCATCGCAAGCTGCCGTACAAGCGCATGCTTGTACTCACTGGCGCGCTGCTTGGAGTCGTGCTGCTCGTCATGGTTGGCGAGCAGGCGCAGGAGATGCAAATGGCGCACTGGATCGGAACGACTCCGATTCCAGCTCTCGAGGGAATCATTCGCCCGTGGATGGGCCTGTGGTTCGCCATCTTCCCGACGGTCGAGACGCTTGTCGCGCAGGCGATTGCCGCGGTTCTGGTATTGGGGTCGTACGCGGTCGTCGAGGTCCAGCTCTCGCGGCAGCGCACCGCAGCGGTGCAACACGACGTCGGCCTCGGCTTGCTACAACCCCACAACACCGCCGATTAG
- a CDS encoding response regulator transcription factor, with amino-acid sequence MTAVTQEITVLVADDHAVVRAGIRHILESMPGVAVVAEATDGPSALRLAREQRPDVIILDVSMPGGSGLGVLAELRRDLENTRILMLSMHDDAEYIAESVRAGTHGYLLKDSAATDLRAAVRAVMAGETFFSPELARPRVTAIKQTESPITRRERQVLVRVAAGGTNKEIAADLGISHRTVETHRESIARKLGISSVAGQTRYVIEHHLTDD; translated from the coding sequence GTGACAGCAGTGACGCAGGAGATAACGGTTCTCGTAGCCGACGATCACGCGGTGGTGCGGGCGGGGATCAGGCACATTCTCGAATCGATGCCTGGTGTTGCGGTGGTCGCCGAGGCCACTGATGGACCGTCCGCGTTGCGGCTTGCACGAGAGCAACGTCCGGATGTGATAATACTCGACGTTTCCATGCCCGGTGGATCGGGGCTTGGCGTGCTCGCCGAACTACGGCGTGATCTGGAGAACACGCGCATTCTGATGTTGAGCATGCACGACGATGCGGAATACATTGCGGAGAGCGTGCGCGCCGGTACTCACGGCTACCTGTTGAAGGACAGCGCAGCGACGGATCTGCGCGCTGCAGTTCGCGCCGTGATGGCTGGTGAGACGTTCTTCAGTCCCGAGCTGGCGCGGCCGCGTGTTACAGCCATTAAACAAACCGAGTCGCCAATTACCAGGCGCGAGCGGCAGGTGCTCGTGCGTGTCGCCGCTGGCGGAACCAACAAGGAGATCGCGGCGGATCTCGGAATCAGTCACCGAACGGTCGAGACCCACCGTGAGAGCATCGCGCGCAAACTGGGCATCTCGTCGGTCGCTGGCCAGACACGTTACGTGATAGAGCACCATCTTACAGATGATTGA
- a CDS encoding sensor histidine kinase, with product MIQSWSPESSPAFAAAGAELAAVLLQISVTLGLMVVCAWQYREYRKPVFAWWSLAWGLYVVRLAAIGAFIFTRESVLLYWHQVFTGWTALAVLATALVFSGRFRRRRWHIIAVLFPPVWSYFAVYHLGAYTLASVPMVLFLSCATLWTGVVFYRYARSTRSTGATVLAAAFFVWGVHHLDYPLLRAYGAWLPWGYYVDVLLTITVGAGILLLVTDDLRRGVGTLGTLSSDLMSAASSSRERVVATVLQRIVSVPAVSGAAVFRLDPVRAGYFELGVGACEGWSGTTPTGSQAELLSRVAAGSQRAFIAPEWSAVADAIGDGLAFPFAAVLPVEERGSEGGGSALVIVAEDHVPFAALDANFLTALGRQMSGTLENSRLYGALQQRTADLERLSTRMVLQQEDERRRLSRELHDETAQLLSAVKMELAILRDVVPASDAGRVDEALALTDAGIRSIRAVIHDLRPSLLDDLGLVPALRSVATAFAQRSGTEVRLDLPPAQEFPALEDGADLAFYRALQEALSNIGRHAGASVVHIALRCNDGSVSLTVIDDGRGLPSERGGAVHSGMGLIGMRERFASLGGTVELCDNPGGGARLAASLPLDVGVIA from the coding sequence ATGATCCAGAGTTGGTCGCCGGAGTCCAGCCCAGCATTTGCCGCAGCAGGCGCCGAACTGGCGGCCGTGCTATTGCAGATTTCGGTCACACTCGGGCTCATGGTGGTCTGCGCATGGCAGTACCGCGAGTACCGCAAGCCGGTGTTCGCGTGGTGGTCCCTTGCGTGGGGACTGTATGTCGTGCGACTCGCGGCGATCGGCGCGTTCATTTTCACGCGCGAATCGGTACTGCTCTACTGGCATCAGGTCTTCACCGGGTGGACGGCGCTCGCCGTGCTCGCGACCGCGCTGGTATTCTCGGGCAGATTCCGGCGACGACGCTGGCACATAATCGCGGTTCTGTTCCCACCAGTCTGGTCCTACTTCGCAGTCTACCATCTCGGAGCGTATACACTCGCTTCGGTCCCGATGGTGCTGTTCCTGTCGTGCGCGACACTGTGGACCGGAGTCGTGTTCTATCGCTACGCACGCAGCACCCGCTCGACCGGCGCGACTGTACTCGCCGCGGCGTTCTTCGTGTGGGGCGTACATCATCTCGACTATCCCTTGCTGCGCGCGTACGGCGCGTGGCTACCGTGGGGATACTACGTCGATGTGCTCCTCACGATCACCGTCGGTGCGGGGATTCTTCTGCTCGTCACCGACGACCTGCGTCGCGGTGTCGGTACGCTCGGCACTCTCTCGTCCGATCTGATGTCGGCCGCATCGTCATCGCGTGAGCGCGTTGTCGCGACGGTTCTTCAGCGGATCGTTTCAGTGCCGGCGGTGAGCGGTGCAGCGGTATTCCGGCTCGACCCGGTACGTGCCGGGTATTTCGAGCTCGGCGTCGGTGCGTGCGAGGGTTGGAGTGGAACGACGCCAACGGGGTCGCAGGCCGAGCTGCTGTCGCGTGTCGCGGCTGGTTCTCAACGCGCGTTCATCGCGCCGGAGTGGAGCGCTGTCGCGGATGCAATCGGCGACGGGCTCGCCTTTCCGTTTGCAGCAGTGCTGCCCGTGGAGGAGCGCGGCTCGGAAGGCGGTGGCAGCGCGCTCGTGATTGTCGCGGAAGATCACGTTCCATTCGCAGCGCTCGACGCGAATTTTCTCACCGCGCTCGGCCGCCAGATGAGCGGCACTCTCGAAAATTCGCGCCTGTACGGCGCGCTGCAGCAACGCACAGCCGACCTCGAGCGCCTCTCGACACGCATGGTGTTGCAGCAGGAAGATGAACGGCGCAGGCTGTCGCGCGAGCTGCACGATGAAACTGCGCAGCTCCTGTCCGCCGTGAAGATGGAGCTCGCGATTCTCCGCGACGTCGTTCCCGCGTCCGACGCAGGCCGCGTGGACGAAGCACTCGCGCTGACCGATGCCGGCATACGCAGTATCCGCGCAGTGATTCACGATCTGCGGCCCTCTCTGCTCGACGATCTGGGACTGGTACCCGCGCTGCGATCCGTCGCGACGGCATTCGCGCAACGATCCGGCACGGAAGTGCGTCTCGATCTTCCACCAGCGCAGGAGTTTCCTGCACTCGAAGACGGTGCGGATCTCGCGTTCTATCGCGCCCTTCAGGAGGCGTTGTCGAACATCGGCCGTCATGCCGGCGCATCGGTCGTCCACATAGCGCTCCGTTGCAACGACGGCAGCGTCAGCTTGACCGTCATCGACGATGGACGCGGACTTCCATCCGAGCGCGGCGGTGCGGTACACTCCGGCATGGGACTCATCGGAATGCGGGAGCGATTCGCCTCACTGGGCGGCACCGTCGAGCTCTGCGACAATCCAGGCGGAGGCGCTCGGCTCGCCGCGAGTCTGCCGCTGGACGTGGGTGTCATCGCGTGA
- a CDS encoding acyl-CoA thioesterase → MSDGSGVAIQAAPPTNGRQMKGKTPRESEAIIADLMMPSQANGLRTPSIFGGVVMSMVDKCAALSAMKHSGGQATTLSVERILFKEPILVGELVEIRSHVAHVGRTSMSVVADVYAEDLRTGGRRHTNECWLTFVHLGDDGKPAPVPPLILETETDHHLHGIAARRREQMLAERN, encoded by the coding sequence ATGTCTGATGGCTCGGGCGTGGCGATCCAGGCCGCACCACCAACAAACGGAAGACAGATGAAGGGGAAGACCCCGCGCGAATCCGAAGCGATCATCGCGGACCTGATGATGCCGAGCCAGGCGAACGGTCTGCGCACGCCGTCGATCTTTGGAGGAGTGGTGATGAGCATGGTCGACAAGTGCGCTGCGCTGTCGGCGATGAAACACTCCGGCGGCCAGGCGACGACGCTGTCGGTCGAGCGGATTCTGTTCAAGGAGCCGATTCTGGTCGGCGAGCTGGTCGAGATCCGGTCCCACGTCGCTCACGTCGGCCGAACGTCGATGTCAGTCGTGGCAGATGTGTACGCCGAGGATTTGAGAACCGGCGGCCGCCGCCACACCAACGAGTGCTGGCTGACCTTCGTCCATCTGGGCGATGACGGCAAGCCGGCGCCGGTTCCGCCGCTGATTCTGGAGACCGAGACCGATCATCACCTGCACGGCATCGCGGCAAGGCGCCGGGAGCAGATGCTGGCGGAACGGAACTAA
- a CDS encoding putative glycoside hydrolase, whose amino-acid sequence MRLLALLLIPTLACEQAASGTPAPSRHAATTATTTATVARVEADTAPPALTGYAEAMSLQKEPRPIRALYINRFAAQSSAKMRHLIAIADSTEINAFVIDIKDEFGLNWHSSDPLLQRNEGSMNKVANLPALVDTLRAHGILPIARMVVFKDSVAARNNPDHVIRKADGTPWRDKKGVTWVNPYSRAIWDYNFRVADEAVKMGFGEIQFDYVRFPEPYKSLPPQVFPEAAGRSKADALNDLLKTAQARYRKMGVRMTADIFGLVTTVQGPLEVGQDWEKISPVVDIVLPMVYPSLYPRGSFGIRIPNAEPHRTIFIAITSARTRDAKLGITTPEHVRPWLQAFTLGAPPYGPAELEAEKQAVYDAGYDGWVLWNPGSKYDEFLPALAKKFESRKKSPPLPLPPKTPLD is encoded by the coding sequence ATGCGCCTTCTCGCTCTTCTCCTTATTCCGACGCTTGCCTGCGAGCAGGCTGCATCGGGAACGCCGGCTCCTTCGCGTCACGCCGCGACCACCGCGACGACGACTGCGACGGTCGCAAGGGTGGAGGCCGACACGGCGCCGCCCGCTCTCACGGGATACGCGGAAGCGATGTCGCTGCAAAAAGAACCGCGTCCGATTCGCGCGTTGTACATCAACCGGTTCGCGGCGCAGAGCAGTGCGAAGATGCGGCACCTGATCGCCATAGCGGATTCGACGGAGATCAATGCATTCGTCATCGACATCAAGGACGAGTTCGGGCTCAACTGGCACTCATCCGACCCGTTGCTGCAACGCAATGAAGGGAGTATGAACAAGGTCGCGAATCTCCCGGCGCTGGTAGATACGCTCCGCGCGCACGGGATTCTTCCGATCGCGCGGATGGTGGTCTTCAAGGATTCGGTTGCTGCTCGCAACAATCCGGACCATGTGATTCGGAAGGCCGACGGCACTCCATGGCGCGACAAGAAGGGAGTCACATGGGTGAATCCGTACTCGCGCGCGATATGGGATTACAATTTTCGCGTGGCCGATGAAGCCGTGAAGATGGGTTTCGGCGAGATACAGTTCGATTACGTACGCTTCCCGGAGCCGTACAAGTCGCTACCACCGCAGGTCTTTCCCGAGGCTGCGGGCCGCAGCAAGGCCGACGCGCTGAACGATCTTCTCAAGACCGCGCAAGCACGGTACAGGAAGATGGGCGTGCGTATGACGGCAGACATATTCGGGCTCGTCACCACGGTGCAGGGTCCGCTCGAAGTGGGCCAGGACTGGGAGAAAATATCTCCTGTTGTGGACATCGTACTACCGATGGTGTATCCGTCACTCTACCCGCGCGGGTCGTTCGGAATCCGCATCCCGAATGCCGAGCCGCACAGGACAATCTTCATAGCTATCACGAGTGCGCGAACGCGCGACGCCAAGCTCGGCATCACCACTCCGGAACATGTACGCCCGTGGCTACAGGCCTTCACGCTTGGTGCGCCACCTTACGGACCGGCGGAGCTCGAGGCGGAGAAGCAGGCTGTGTACGATGCGGGCTACGACGGATGGGTGCTGTGGAATCCGGGCTCCAAGTACGACGAATTCCTTCCCGCGCTCGCGAAGAAGTTCGAGTCCCGCAAAAAGTCGCCGCCGCTGCCACTCCCACCGAAGACGCCGCTTGACTAA
- a CDS encoding heavy-metal-associated domain-containing protein, giving the protein MRTVVTIAGMRGDHCKRALFTALTPIAGIRSADVALGRITVEHDGTVTEQELRDAISVTGYVIADVVEERRVLPVMDPSLEAHGI; this is encoded by the coding sequence ATGAGAACGGTTGTAACCATCGCTGGGATGCGCGGAGATCACTGCAAGCGCGCGCTCTTCACCGCACTGACACCGATCGCGGGAATTCGATCTGCCGACGTTGCGCTGGGCCGCATCACCGTCGAACATGACGGGACGGTGACCGAGCAGGAATTGCGCGACGCCATCTCAGTCACCGGCTATGTCATCGCCGACGTTGTCGAAGAGCGTCGCGTGCTGCCGGTAATGGATCCGTCACTGGAAGCGCACGGAATCTAG